A genomic segment from Helicobacter sp. NHP19-012 encodes:
- the thrC gene encoding threonine synthase, whose translation MFLADTRGGGELPLLQALVHPASPTKGLYTLKTIPQLDFAPCLNYSYQELAAHICAALGLSGTMLQRALERYNAFAQTAPLKILKPNLAVQELYHGPTLAFKDMALQPLGALLGSLAKESQEKFLILVATSGDTGPATLASLAGLENIKVVCLYPAKGTSLVQALQMQTMDAPNLKVYGIEGNFDDAQSALKNLLNDPEFNTQLQEKGFSIGVANSVNFGRVLFQIIYHVWAYLEWVRSKTLKFGDFIRVVVPSGNFGNALGAFYAKEMGLPVAKIAIVSNANDVLAEFFNTGVYDISHRTLQKTYAPAMDILKSSNVERLLYALFGHERTKECMQNLDTQKRYTLGASELEKLREHFEAISCTDAECLGYIKQIYKDFNYLIDPHTATAFKALESLKSPLPSVIVSTASWAKFPKTTCLALENKPAKDDKEALEVLAKQGIVPPSCVTDLFKKPPIHTEVLKVAEIASHIKAWL comes from the coding sequence ATGTTTTTAGCCGACACTAGGGGCGGGGGCGAGTTGCCCCTACTGCAAGCCCTAGTCCACCCCGCTAGCCCCACTAAGGGGCTTTATACCCTAAAGACAATCCCCCAACTTGACTTTGCCCCATGTCTAAATTACAGCTATCAAGAGCTCGCTGCCCACATTTGCGCCGCTTTGGGTTTAAGTGGGACAATGTTACAAAGGGCCCTAGAGCGTTACAACGCCTTTGCTCAAACCGCGCCTTTAAAGATTTTAAAGCCGAATCTAGCGGTGCAAGAGCTTTACCACGGCCCCACCCTTGCCTTTAAAGACATGGCGTTGCAGCCTTTGGGGGCTTTGCTTGGTTCTTTAGCAAAGGAGAGCCAAGAGAAGTTTTTAATTTTAGTGGCGACCAGCGGGGATACGGGTCCTGCAACTTTAGCTAGTCTAGCTGGGCTAGAGAACATTAAAGTCGTGTGTCTATATCCTGCCAAGGGCACAAGCCTCGTGCAAGCCTTGCAAATGCAAACCATGGACGCGCCGAATTTAAAGGTCTATGGCATTGAGGGTAACTTTGACGATGCCCAGAGTGCGCTCAAAAACTTGCTAAATGACCCTGAGTTTAACACGCAGCTGCAAGAAAAGGGTTTTTCTATTGGAGTGGCAAACTCGGTAAACTTCGGGCGGGTGCTCTTTCAAATCATTTACCATGTGTGGGCTTATTTAGAGTGGGTGCGCTCCAAAACCCTTAAGTTTGGAGATTTTATCCGGGTAGTGGTGCCTAGTGGCAATTTTGGCAACGCTTTAGGGGCGTTTTATGCTAAAGAAATGGGTTTGCCTGTGGCTAAAATTGCCATTGTGTCTAACGCCAATGATGTGCTTGCTGAGTTTTTTAACACAGGAGTGTATGACATCAGCCATAGGACACTGCAAAAGACTTACGCCCCCGCAATGGACATTTTAAAAAGCTCCAATGTAGAACGCTTGCTTTACGCACTTTTTGGCCATGAACGCACCAAAGAGTGCATGCAAAATTTAGACACCCAAAAGCGCTACACACTCGGCGCAAGCGAATTAGAGAAATTACGGGAGCATTTTGAGGCGATTAGTTGCACAGATGCAGAATGTCTAGGCTACATCAAACAAATTTATAAGGATTTTAACTATCTCATTGACCCACACACCGCCACCGCTTTTAAAGCCCTTGAAAGCCTAAAAAGCCCCTTGCCTAGCGTGATCGTATCCACTGCTTCGTGGGCTAAGTTCCCCAAAACCACTTGTTTAGCTTTAGAAAACAAGCCTGCCAAAGATGATAAAGAAGCCCTAGAAGTTTTAGCCAAACAAGGGATTGTCCCTCCAAGCTGTGTTACAGACCTATTTAAGAAGCCCCCCATCCACACAGAAGTTTTAAAAGTCGCTGAAATTGCCAGCCACATTAAAGCGTGGCTTTAA
- a CDS encoding cytochrome b, with translation MTEYWIPKNINFLWAMGVILLTLFTALVVSGIFLLMYYKPDAKLAYDSVNFTIMQEVAFGWLWRHIHATAASMIFVIIYIHMFVAIYYGSYKRGREMIWISGMLLFVIFSAEAFSGYMLPWGQMSYWAASVITGLFGKIPVIGPDLLMWIRGNYVVADATLTRFFMLHVFLLPVVIIMIIGMHFYSLRIPHVNNQEGEVLDFEAEEKKYKEGNKKESKVIPFWPVFLSKDIFVVCAFMVFFFYLVCYHYEFAMDPINFERANSLKTPTHIYPEWYFLWSYEVLRGFFFNGNLGLVVFGIVQIIFFLLPLLDNSPVVKPAHQRKAFQVWFWLLVVDMVVLTIYGKLPPVGNNRYVGLVASLIFLALFFVILPLISRAEKKGA, from the coding sequence ATGACTGAGTATTGGATTCCTAAAAACATTAACTTTTTATGGGCGATGGGGGTGATTTTATTGACCTTGTTTACCGCCCTTGTGGTTTCGGGCATCTTTCTTTTGATGTATTACAAGCCCGATGCCAAACTAGCTTACGACAGCGTGAATTTCACCATCATGCAAGAGGTCGCCTTTGGGTGGCTGTGGCGGCACATACACGCCACCGCCGCGAGCATGATCTTTGTCATCATCTACATCCACATGTTCGTAGCGATTTACTATGGCTCTTACAAAAGAGGGCGGGAGATGATTTGGATCAGCGGCATGTTGTTGTTTGTGATCTTCAGCGCCGAGGCGTTTAGTGGGTATATGCTGCCTTGGGGGCAAATGAGCTATTGGGCGGCTTCGGTGATCACCGGGCTCTTTGGCAAAATCCCCGTGATTGGGCCTGATCTTTTAATGTGGATTCGGGGCAACTATGTGGTGGCGGACGCGACTTTAACCCGTTTCTTTATGTTGCATGTGTTCTTGTTGCCCGTTGTCATTATTATGATTATAGGCATGCACTTTTATTCACTGCGCATCCCCCATGTCAATAACCAAGAGGGCGAGGTGTTAGACTTTGAAGCCGAAGAGAAAAAATACAAAGAGGGCAATAAAAAAGAGTCTAAAGTCATCCCCTTTTGGCCCGTGTTTTTGTCTAAAGATATTTTTGTGGTGTGCGCTTTCATGGTGTTTTTCTTTTACTTGGTGTGCTACCATTACGAGTTTGCCATGGACCCCATCAACTTTGAGCGTGCCAACAGCCTAAAAACCCCCACACACATTTACCCCGAATGGTATTTCTTGTGGAGTTATGAGGTCTTACGCGGCTTCTTTTTTAATGGCAACTTGGGGCTTGTGGTCTTTGGCATCGTGCAAATCATCTTTTTCTTACTGCCCCTTTTAGACAACAGCCCCGTAGTTAAACCCGCCCACCAGCGCAAAGCCTTCCAAGTGTGGTTTTGGCTCTTGGTGGTGGATATGGTGGTGCTGACGATCTATGGCAAGCTCCCGCCTGTGGGCAATAATAGATATGTCGGCCTCGTTGCCTCGCTCATTTTCTTAGCCCTTTTCTTTGTCATTTTGCCCCTCATCAGTCGGGCTGAAAAGAAAGGAGCTTAA
- the accB gene encoding acetyl-CoA carboxylase biotin carboxyl carrier protein — MQVSDIQELMAAFDKSQIGYLKLKVESVELVLDKSGKKGVSTLVTESTPHHSLQTPTASACAINTTAGAASVGQKTKEDYILSPMVGTFYHRPSPTASPYVQVGDTIKKGQVIGIVEAMKIMNEIEAECDCKILAIEVDDATAVEYGTQLIKIEKL; from the coding sequence ATGCAAGTGAGCGACATCCAAGAGCTGATGGCGGCTTTTGATAAAAGCCAAATCGGCTATTTGAAACTCAAGGTGGAGAGTGTGGAATTGGTGCTAGACAAGTCGGGTAAGAAAGGTGTCTCTACCCTTGTGACAGAAAGCACCCCCCACCATTCCTTACAAACCCCCACGGCTAGCGCATGTGCTATCAACACTACGGCTGGAGCAGCCAGCGTGGGACAAAAAACAAAAGAGGATTATATTTTATCCCCTATGGTGGGTACTTTCTACCACCGCCCCAGCCCCACTGCTAGCCCCTATGTGCAAGTGGGCGACACCATTAAAAAGGGGCAAGTGATCGGCATTGTGGAGGCGATGAAAATCATGAATGAGATTGAGGCCGAGTGTGATTGCAAGATTTTAGCCATTGAGGTGGACGATGCAACCGCCGTAGAATACGGCACGCAGCTCATTAAGATTGAGAAACTTTAA
- a CDS encoding Rieske 2Fe-2S domain-containing protein: protein MAEMNRRDFLSMALAGVAGAGALAGLVAMKKTWDPLPSVVSAGFTTVDISNMKDGEFSSVAWRGKPVYIIRKTLHMPFDTKRDFKLNNGVFTVGVQICTHLGCIPNFESIDKGFLCPCHGGRFTSDGVNIAGTPPPRPFEIPPFKLEGTKITFGAVGKEYQAMMKA, encoded by the coding sequence ATGGCTGAGATGAATCGGCGGGATTTTTTGAGCATGGCGCTTGCAGGCGTGGCGGGCGCGGGCGCACTTGCAGGGCTGGTTGCCATGAAAAAGACATGGGACCCCTTGCCTAGCGTGGTGTCGGCGGGCTTTACGACCGTGGACATTTCCAACATGAAGGACGGGGAGTTTAGCAGCGTGGCGTGGCGGGGCAAGCCCGTTTACATCATCCGCAAAACCCTCCACATGCCCTTTGACACAAAGCGGGATTTTAAGCTCAACAATGGGGTTTTCACCGTGGGGGTGCAGATTTGTACACATTTGGGCTGTATCCCTAATTTTGAGTCCATTGACAAGGGCTTTTTATGCCCCTGTCATGGGGGGCGTTTCACAAGCGATGGCGTGAATATCGCAGGCACGCCGCCCCCCCGCCCCTTTGAAATCCCCCCCTTCAAGTTAGAGGGCACAAAGATCACCTTTGGGGCTGTGGGCAAAGAGTATCAAGCAATGATGAAGGCGTAA
- a CDS encoding transposase — MGLLLSLVFLGTLGAKAHPRLPSPIPPARQMVINLEPCSPKCLHNLYASGQIFSFMAHYAADTQDAQLQDNYTIIDDLLNPTLSAQKPKEENAQNQKEVYKVALLVPKKVVGRYADTSTNALLAYLALKNHDFTLKVFDSQSEDPDSLKKTYQDIIQEGFPFVIALLTQEGVQNLAAKTPLTLPTIVPTVNKHQLEKRMDLPSTLIFGGIDFPKQVAMLLDLSQHKPLVVYDDDSFRGAMLSKSLKDLGANVVYEDTITFKKASTFGREIKHQKRYLKNGVVLFNTSIVKTGMLLSQIGTLSSRERPQMLLSSQINFNLSMFMLTQPQDRQNLFITNALAELNPYLNQTAALLNSDLKYDWVGYASVDCLENMLAYFYPHLQRYFKEPLQDQQILYTNTLYTPKYLGFTPYSN; from the coding sequence TTGGGGTTGCTCTTAAGCCTAGTGTTTTTGGGCACACTAGGGGCTAAGGCACACCCTCGCCTACCCTCACCCATCCCGCCTGCCCGCCAAATGGTGATCAATTTAGAACCCTGCAGCCCTAAGTGTTTACACAATCTCTATGCCAGCGGGCAAATCTTTTCGTTTATGGCGCACTACGCCGCCGACACACAAGACGCACAGTTGCAGGACAATTACACCATCATAGACGATCTACTAAACCCCACTTTGAGCGCACAAAAGCCTAAAGAGGAGAATGCACAAAACCAAAAAGAAGTTTATAAAGTGGCTTTACTCGTGCCTAAAAAAGTTGTGGGGCGTTACGCCGACACTTCCACCAACGCCCTTTTGGCTTATTTGGCTCTCAAAAACCACGACTTCACGCTGAAAGTCTTTGACAGCCAAAGTGAAGACCCCGATAGCTTAAAAAAAACTTACCAAGACATCATCCAAGAGGGTTTCCCCTTCGTCATCGCCCTTTTGACCCAAGAGGGTGTGCAAAATTTGGCAGCAAAGACCCCCCTAACCTTGCCGACCATTGTCCCTACGGTGAATAAACACCAACTAGAAAAGCGCATGGACTTGCCCTCCACTCTCATTTTTGGGGGGATCGACTTTCCTAAACAAGTGGCGATGCTCTTAGACTTGAGTCAGCACAAGCCCTTAGTGGTCTATGACGATGACAGCTTTAGGGGGGCAATGTTGAGTAAGAGCCTCAAGGATTTGGGGGCGAATGTCGTTTATGAGGACACAATCACCTTTAAAAAAGCGAGCACCTTTGGGCGTGAGATCAAGCACCAAAAGCGTTATTTAAAAAATGGCGTGGTGCTTTTCAACACCTCTATTGTCAAAACGGGCATGCTCTTAAGCCAAATTGGCACACTCTCTAGCCGTGAGCGCCCACAAATGCTACTCTCTTCGCAAATCAATTTTAATTTGTCTATGTTTATGTTGACACAACCGCAAGATCGCCAAAATCTATTCATCACAAACGCCCTAGCCGAGCTTAACCCTTATTTGAACCAAACGGCGGCTTTACTCAACAGTGATTTAAAATACGATTGGGTGGGCTATGCGAGTGTGGATTGCTTAGAAAATATGCTTGCGTACTTTTACCCTCACTTGCAACGCTACTTTAAAGAACCCTTGCAAGATCAGCAAATCCTTTACACCAACACCCTTTACACGCCTAAATATCTAGGCTTCACACCCTATTCCAACTAA
- a CDS encoding c-type cytochrome codes for MKELKILAILIIVIGALYYGVEPYAHSIMEPKTAPADFAFKDLKPIDLSRGVASKGKDLVAQNCVACHSLKSQKIPAPMDKAAAGVSFGVVPPDLSHIASVLNPQFLAHFIKDPTKAALLTHKYKDDHPYPMPAFTQFSDQDLADIVAYLVSIAPKNLSDKQVFMQACQRCHDIKYDKLYAITDHKDLHRYLGSNAPDLSMMIRSLGREKLEVFINDPQKLLHGTAMPRVGLTKKAQEQVINYLEQTGDSKHHQRHRLGIQIMLFFAVMTLLAYFWKQKVWREVH; via the coding sequence GTGAAAGAATTAAAAATTTTGGCGATCTTGATCATTGTCATCGGGGCACTTTACTATGGGGTAGAACCCTACGCCCACTCCATTATGGAGCCCAAAACCGCGCCCGCTGACTTTGCTTTTAAAGACTTAAAGCCCATTGACTTGAGTAGGGGCGTGGCGAGCAAGGGCAAGGACTTGGTGGCACAAAATTGTGTGGCGTGCCATAGCCTTAAAAGCCAAAAAATCCCCGCCCCCATGGACAAGGCTGCAGCCGGGGTAAGCTTTGGTGTGGTGCCCCCCGATCTTTCCCATATCGCCAGCGTGCTTAACCCGCAATTTTTAGCCCACTTCATCAAGGACCCCACAAAGGCGGCTTTGCTCACCCACAAGTATAAGGACGATCACCCCTACCCCATGCCCGCTTTTACCCAATTTAGCGATCAGGATTTGGCAGACATTGTGGCCTACTTGGTTTCGATTGCGCCTAAAAACTTAAGCGATAAACAAGTCTTTATGCAAGCCTGCCAAAGATGCCACGACATTAAATACGACAAGCTCTACGCCATCACCGATCATAAAGACTTGCACCGCTACTTAGGCTCTAACGCCCCCGACTTGTCCATGATGATCCGCTCACTAGGGCGTGAAAAACTAGAAGTTTTCATCAATGATCCACAAAAACTCTTGCACGGCACAGCCATGCCTAGAGTGGGTCTTACCAAAAAAGCGCAAGAGCAAGTGATCAACTACTTGGAGCAAACGGGGGATAGCAAACACCACCAACGCCACCGGCTAGGTATCCAAATCATGCTCTTCTTTGCGGTGATGACCCTACTTGCCTACTTTTGGAAACAAAAAGTGTGGAGAGAGGTGCACTGA
- the aspA gene encoding aspartate ammonia-lyase, with protein sequence MATRREHDFIGEMEIEDDLYYGIQTMRAVENFNITHDRLCNYPVFIRSFAQVKKAAALANAELGLIDVKIKDAICNACDRIIDGEHVDQFVVDMIQGGAGTSTNMNVNEVIANLALEFLGHKKGEYQYCHPNDHVNRSQSTNDTYPSALKIAIYERLDRLTQTLKILKDAFTTKAKEFAHVLKMGRTQLQDAVPMTLGQEFETFACMVEKDIQHVLDARNWTRVLNLGGTAIGTGINSHPDYKGIVEKKIQEVTGRPFTIAQNLIEASQSTGAYVQVSGALKRVSIKLSKICNDLRLLSSGPRAGLNEINLPKMQPGSSIMPGKVNPVIPEVVNQVCFSVIGNDLSVAMAAEGGQLQLNVFEPVIAYKLFHSFLMLDRAIHTLVDKCILGITANEKICHDYVFNSIGIVTALNPHIGYEKSASIAKEALETGKSVHEIVLERKYLTQEQLDEIFQPANMLSPHVFKKHKD encoded by the coding sequence ATGGCAACTAGACGAGAGCACGATTTTATCGGAGAGATGGAGATTGAAGACGACCTATACTACGGCATCCAAACCATGCGGGCGGTGGAGAACTTCAACATCACGCACGATCGCCTCTGCAATTACCCCGTGTTTATCCGCTCTTTCGCGCAGGTGAAAAAGGCAGCCGCACTTGCCAACGCCGAATTAGGGCTGATTGATGTGAAGATCAAGGACGCAATTTGCAATGCCTGCGATAGGATCATCGATGGCGAGCATGTGGATCAGTTCGTGGTGGATATGATCCAAGGCGGAGCGGGCACGAGCACAAACATGAATGTCAATGAGGTGATCGCCAACTTGGCTTTGGAGTTTTTGGGGCATAAAAAGGGCGAATACCAATATTGCCACCCCAACGACCATGTCAACCGCTCGCAATCCACCAACGACACCTACCCTTCGGCTTTAAAAATTGCTATCTATGAAAGGTTAGACAGACTCACACAAACCCTAAAAATCCTTAAAGACGCTTTTACCACAAAAGCTAAAGAGTTCGCCCATGTCCTCAAAATGGGGCGCACGCAATTACAAGACGCTGTGCCTATGACTTTGGGGCAAGAGTTTGAAACCTTTGCGTGCATGGTTGAAAAAGACATCCAGCATGTCCTGGATGCACGCAACTGGACAAGGGTGCTTAACTTAGGTGGCACAGCCATTGGCACGGGCATTAACTCCCACCCCGATTACAAAGGTATTGTGGAAAAGAAAATCCAAGAGGTTACGGGGCGTCCTTTCACGATCGCCCAAAATCTCATTGAAGCCAGCCAAAGCACGGGGGCATATGTGCAAGTGAGCGGAGCCCTAAAAAGAGTGTCTATCAAACTCTCTAAAATCTGTAACGACTTGCGCTTATTAAGCTCAGGTCCTAGAGCGGGCTTAAATGAAATCAACTTACCCAAAATGCAACCGGGCAGCTCCATCATGCCCGGCAAAGTCAATCCCGTGATCCCTGAAGTGGTGAATCAAGTCTGCTTCTCCGTGATTGGCAACGACCTCTCTGTGGCGATGGCGGCTGAGGGTGGGCAGTTACAACTCAATGTTTTCGAGCCCGTGATCGCCTATAAACTCTTCCACTCCTTCTTAATGCTCGATCGTGCGATCCATACTTTGGTCGATAAGTGCATTTTAGGCATCACCGCTAATGAAAAAATTTGCCACGATTATGTGTTTAACAGCATTGGGATTGTTACCGCGCTCAATCCCCACATTGGCTATGAAAAATCTGCCTCTATTGCCAAAGAAGCCCTAGAAACCGGTAAATCCGTCCATGAAATTGTGTTAGAACGCAAGTATTTAACACAAGAACAGTTGGATGAAATTTTCCAGCCCGCCAACATGCTAAGCCCTCATGTCTTCAAGAAGCACAAAGATTAG
- the thyX gene encoding FAD-dependent thymidylate synthase, with protein MQVLLKHATPLSCCYEAIRTCYQSFGYSDQGGRKDLELIDRVANKYRHNSTLEHLFYNFDIQGISRACLQELARHRMASFSVKSSRYTLRELKSEESFTPLEPQNLERAQKFLVFTGVEAVDRASVQALENLRLLIVQNIKNDYAKFAMPESYKTSLAFSLNARSLQNFLSLRTDSKALWEIRTLALKIYEALPEDHRYLFTHCLKHENSTPC; from the coding sequence ATGCAAGTGCTTTTAAAACACGCCACGCCCCTATCTTGTTGCTATGAAGCCATCCGCACCTGTTACCAAAGCTTTGGTTACAGCGATCAAGGGGGGCGCAAAGATTTAGAGCTCATTGACCGCGTGGCAAACAAATACCGCCACAACTCCACTTTAGAGCATTTATTCTATAACTTTGACATACAGGGCATTTCTCGGGCGTGCTTGCAAGAGTTGGCAAGGCATCGCATGGCAAGTTTTTCGGTCAAATCCAGCCGTTACACGCTAAGAGAACTTAAAAGCGAAGAGAGCTTTACCCCCCTAGAGCCACAAAACCTAGAGCGGGCACAAAAGTTTTTAGTCTTTACGGGTGTAGAGGCGGTGGATAGGGCGAGCGTGCAAGCTTTAGAAAATCTGCGCCTTTTGATCGTGCAGAACATTAAAAACGATTACGCCAAATTTGCCATGCCAGAGAGTTATAAAACCAGCCTCGCCTTTAGCCTCAATGCCCGCAGTTTGCAAAACTTTTTGAGTCTGCGCACGGATAGCAAAGCCCTTTGGGAGATCCGCACCCTTGCCCTAAAGATTTACGAAGCCTTGCCTGAAGATCACCGCTATTTATTCACCCATTGCCTAAAACATGAAAACTCTACACCTTGTTGA
- a CDS encoding DNA polymerase yields MKTLHLVDTFSLLFKFYYPLKDLHTSKGFNTAWLNAFCRIIQRLYNFKADGLIFALESGSNHRKDLHQDYKANRQAPPHLDEQLPIIFEWIERMGLCALSVAGYESDDVIASLCQHFDAPQIRIFSADKDFFQLVNERVVLFDLSTQSTKGVDFCLEKYKIHPKQFTDYQGLVGDSSDGYKGVRGIGAKGAVQLLQEWGSLENLYAHLDKLPAKLQNALREDREQAFLSKELATLKSDLMFDLKSPPDFPTQNPLLKIQDALAEFEMFALLKQIQLKVNLSPLSTPLNSSQELLDKLANRPTCVVQAQRLKEGVLLGVFFEGEFRAVLLNDLLAPALVQQLYTCALIGYNLKEVFSLLGGVLEGVDFEDISLLAWLDHCYLDNSLNALALSLRLETPAPLEGDTAQIAAAMRHNAPIILKAYEHYKAHLTPPLWELAHNLEYPLLRLLCEMQGHGFLLDLEYLQGLDAEFKQTLAQLEQRIHAQAHTDINPNSAKQWAQFLYTHLGLESKHAIKIKTGLSTNEASLKALQQAYTGQSIQGVEVSKLLSTLLEYRELFKLQSTYVKPLLERQVKGKIHTIFHQTTTASSRLSSSKPNLQNIPMRTPLGQQIARAFIAPKNCMLLGLDYSQMELRLLAHFSGDTNLITAFKERQDIHTNTALALFNDPTQRPLAKAINFGLIYGMGANRLATTLNISLKEAREHIQRYFQAFPTIKGFLEGLKERILEEGQVQTLLGHVRAFNFQGASQKLVADYLREGANTLFQGSASDLMKLAMLAVKDKYPELKMLVQVHDELILEVPKDQADTLAKELKTLMQEIYPLKVPLECHVCLGTNWADLKA; encoded by the coding sequence ATGAAAACTCTACACCTTGTTGACACCTTTAGCCTACTCTTTAAGTTTTACTATCCCTTAAAGGACTTACACACTTCTAAGGGCTTTAACACCGCATGGCTCAATGCCTTTTGTCGCATTATACAAAGGCTCTACAACTTCAAAGCCGATGGTTTAATTTTCGCCCTAGAGAGTGGGAGTAACCACCGCAAAGACCTACACCAAGACTACAAAGCCAACCGCCAAGCCCCCCCCCATTTAGACGAACAACTCCCTATTATTTTTGAGTGGATCGAGCGCATGGGGCTGTGTGCTTTGAGCGTGGCGGGCTATGAGAGCGATGATGTCATTGCCAGCTTATGCCAGCACTTTGACGCGCCGCAAATCCGTATTTTTAGCGCAGATAAGGACTTTTTCCAACTTGTAAACGAGCGGGTGGTGCTCTTTGATTTAAGCACGCAAAGCACCAAAGGCGTGGATTTTTGCCTAGAAAAATACAAGATACACCCCAAACAATTCACCGACTATCAAGGCTTAGTGGGCGATAGCAGCGATGGTTATAAGGGGGTTAGGGGCATTGGGGCTAAGGGGGCGGTGCAACTCTTGCAAGAGTGGGGGAGTTTAGAAAATCTCTATGCCCATTTAGACAAACTCCCCGCCAAATTGCAAAACGCCCTAAGAGAGGATAGAGAACAAGCTTTTTTAAGTAAAGAACTCGCCACACTTAAAAGCGATTTAATGTTCGACTTAAAATCCCCCCCTGATTTTCCTACACAAAACCCCCTACTAAAAATCCAAGACGCCTTGGCGGAGTTTGAAATGTTTGCTCTACTCAAGCAAATACAGCTCAAGGTCAATTTAAGCCCCTTAAGCACGCCTTTAAACTCTAGCCAAGAGTTGTTAGACAAGCTAGCAAACCGCCCTACTTGTGTGGTGCAAGCACAAAGGCTTAAAGAGGGGGTGTTGCTTGGGGTGTTTTTTGAGGGGGAGTTTAGGGCGGTGCTACTAAATGATTTGCTCGCCCCGGCTTTGGTGCAACAGCTTTACACTTGCGCGCTCATTGGCTACAACTTAAAAGAAGTCTTTAGTTTGCTAGGGGGTGTTTTAGAGGGCGTGGACTTTGAAGACATTAGCCTATTAGCGTGGCTCGATCATTGCTATTTGGACAACTCTTTAAACGCCTTAGCCTTGAGCCTACGCCTTGAAACCCCAGCCCCCCTAGAGGGTGACACAGCCCAAATCGCCGCCGCTATGCGCCACAATGCCCCCATCATTTTAAAAGCCTATGAGCATTACAAGGCACATTTAACCCCCCCCTTGTGGGAGCTCGCCCACAATTTAGAATACCCCCTGCTTAGACTTTTATGCGAAATGCAAGGGCATGGGTTTTTGCTAGATTTAGAGTATTTACAAGGCTTAGACGCTGAGTTTAAACAGACTTTAGCGCAGCTGGAACAACGCATACACGCCCAAGCCCACACAGACATTAACCCCAATTCCGCCAAACAATGGGCGCAGTTTCTCTACACGCATTTAGGGCTTGAGAGCAAGCACGCCATAAAGATTAAAACCGGACTCTCCACCAATGAAGCCAGCCTCAAAGCCTTACAGCAAGCCTACACGGGGCAGAGCATTCAGGGGGTTGAGGTGTCTAAATTATTAAGCACGCTTTTAGAATACCGCGAGCTTTTTAAACTGCAAAGCACTTATGTTAAGCCCCTCTTAGAGCGCCAAGTTAAGGGCAAAATCCACACAATTTTCCACCAAACCACCACCGCCTCCTCAAGGTTAAGCTCGAGCAAACCCAATTTACAAAATATCCCCATGCGCACCCCCTTAGGGCAGCAGATTGCCCGAGCCTTCATCGCCCCTAAAAATTGCATGTTGCTAGGTCTAGACTACTCGCAAATGGAGCTAAGACTACTCGCCCATTTTAGTGGGGATACAAATCTCATCACTGCCTTTAAAGAGCGGCAAGACATCCACACAAACACCGCCCTAGCCCTTTTTAACGACCCCACGCAAAGACCGCTAGCCAAGGCGATCAACTTCGGGCTCATTTATGGCATGGGGGCTAACCGGCTCGCCACCACACTCAATATCAGCCTCAAAGAGGCAAGGGAGCACATACAGCGCTACTTTCAGGCCTTCCCCACGATTAAGGGCTTTTTAGAGGGCTTGAAAGAGCGGATTTTAGAGGAAGGGCAGGTGCAAACTTTGCTAGGGCATGTGCGTGCCTTCAACTTTCAAGGAGCAAGCCAAAAACTTGTCGCCGACTATTTAAGAGAGGGGGCAAACACGCTTTTTCAAGGCAGCGCAAGCGATTTAATGAAACTGGCTATGTTGGCGGTGAAGGACAAATACCCCGAGCTTAAAATGCTCGTGCAAGTGCATGACGAGCTTATTTTAGAAGTGCCTAAAGACCAAGCGGACACGCTCGCCAAAGAGCTTAAAACGCTCATGCAAGAGATTTACCCACTTAAAGTCCCCCTAGAGTGCCATGTGTGTTTGGGGACAAACTGGGCGGATTTAAAGGCCTAA